Proteins from a single region of Pseudomonas sp. 10S4:
- a CDS encoding acyl-CoA dehydrogenase family protein: MTEHHVINPLSTGTDYETLAARFRPIFERIAAGAVEREQTRSLPYEPIQWLKDAGFGAIRVPVEYGGGGASVPQLFELLIELAEADSNVPQALRGHFAFAEDRLNAAPGPARDVWFKRFVAGDFVGCAWTEIGSVSIGDVITKVSPHGDQWRLNGEKFYSTGSIFSDWIDVYAQRSDTGGDVIAAVRTRQPGIVQSDDWDGFGQRTTGSGTSRFTDAEVDAENIIDFATRFKYQTAFYQLVLLATLAGIGRAALRDVAHQVRERKRIYSHGNAQHVSQDSQVQQVVGEISALVYAAEASTLKAAQPAQRAYEARFSGDEVLERAANVAAEIESAKAQVVVTELIQRATSELFNALGASDIRQGKSLDRHWRNARTVSSHNPVIYKARIIGDWEINGAEPPFVWQIGNGPQVK; this comes from the coding sequence ATGACCGAACACCACGTTATCAACCCCCTATCCACCGGCACCGACTACGAAACCCTGGCCGCACGCTTCCGGCCGATCTTCGAACGAATCGCCGCCGGCGCCGTTGAACGCGAACAAACCCGCAGCCTGCCTTACGAACCCATCCAATGGCTCAAGGACGCCGGTTTCGGTGCCATCCGGGTCCCGGTGGAATATGGCGGCGGCGGTGCTTCGGTCCCGCAATTATTTGAACTGCTGATCGAACTGGCCGAAGCCGATTCCAACGTCCCCCAAGCCTTGCGCGGACATTTCGCGTTTGCCGAGGACCGCCTCAACGCTGCGCCCGGCCCGGCTCGGGATGTCTGGTTCAAGCGCTTCGTGGCCGGCGACTTCGTCGGCTGCGCGTGGACCGAAATTGGCAGCGTGTCCATCGGCGATGTGATCACCAAAGTCTCGCCCCACGGCGATCAATGGCGGCTCAACGGCGAGAAGTTCTACAGCACCGGCAGCATTTTCTCTGACTGGATCGACGTCTACGCCCAGCGCAGCGATACCGGCGGCGACGTGATTGCTGCGGTGCGCACCCGCCAGCCTGGCATTGTGCAGAGCGATGACTGGGACGGTTTCGGCCAGCGCACCACCGGCAGCGGTACGTCGCGGTTTACCGATGCCGAAGTGGACGCCGAAAACATCATCGACTTCGCCACCCGCTTCAAATACCAGACGGCGTTCTATCAATTGGTGCTGCTGGCGACCCTCGCCGGGATCGGCCGCGCGGCGTTGCGCGATGTGGCGCATCAAGTGCGCGAGCGCAAACGCATCTACAGCCATGGCAACGCCCAGCATGTCAGTCAGGATTCGCAAGTACAGCAAGTGGTCGGGGAAATCTCGGCGTTGGTGTATGCCGCCGAGGCCAGCACGCTAAAAGCCGCACAACCGGCACAGCGCGCTTACGAGGCACGTTTCTCTGGTGATGAGGTGTTGGAGCGGGCGGCGAATGTTGCAGCAGAGATCGAATCGGCCAAGGCTCAAGTGGTGGTGACGGAACTGATTCAACGCGCTACCAGCGAACTGTTCAATGCGCTCGGGGCGTCGGATATTCGTCAGGGTAAATCCCTGGATCGGCATTGGCGCAATGCGCGGACGGTGTCGTCGCATAACCCGGTGATCTACAAGGCCCGGATTATCGGGGATTGGGAAATTAACGGGGCTGAGCCGCCGTTTGTGTGGCAGATCGGGAATGGGCCTCAGGTTAAGTGA